Below is a window of Candidatus Hydrogenedentota bacterium DNA.
CGCGTGCGGCGCGGCGCGACAACCGGAACCGGGGCGCTCACGGGTTGTGCCGCAGACCATACCACCACCCAGGCAGAGATATCATGAAGATCGCCAGGAAAGACGCGCCGGCGGCCGCGGCGGCCGAATAAGCAAAGGGCGTGACTCCGGGCAGGCCGGCAGCGTGGCCAATCGCGAACGCGCAGGCCCCCGAACTGAACCCGCCAAGCATCATGGGCCACAACCGGTAAACATCAGCAACGTGCTGGCCCTTCGGCTCCAGCTTCAGTGGCGGCAGTGGGTGGGTAGTCGCGCATCCCGAAGTAGGTTCGGCCGGTACGGCAAGCCACTTCCGAAGGCTACACACCAGACTGTGCGTGGCGCGATTGTCGCCCGTAAGGGTAAATGCTTCGGCAATATGGAAGCAAAACACGCGCGGCGCGTTATCCAGGCGATCATCGCGCCAGGTCACACATGCGTCGACGGCAGGTATCGGGCCCTGGATGCGCCGCACCGGCGCGATCTCAGCAATGGCCGCGCGAGGCACGGTGAATGTGACCGCATCGCCGACATAGTGCAGTCCCCCTTCGTCAACAGCCAGCAGGCCAACGTCCCAGTTGGTGAACCCGTCGTAGAGTTGCGCGGAGTCATTGGGACAAAAAGCGACAAAATACACACGCGCGCTGGTCTTGAACTGCTCTGCGTGGCGGTCGCGCATCTGCCGCGCCAGATTCCGGAATCCGCTCATGGCGATACGGTTGCAAAGAAAGAGCAAGGCGATAATAGTCAGTGCGGCAAGTCCCGGCAGGAAGAGGGCGGCAGGCATTGGGATCCATCCTTTTGTGTGGAGCCACAGCAGGGCCGTCGCGACGAGGCCCGGAAACAACAGGAAGAGAAGGGAATTGGACTGTACGACCCGCATCTTGTGTTCCGTACTGAACAGGCGTCCAGCAGCTTCGGGCATGGGATAGCGATCATCCCCCGTGCTGGCGCCAGCGCAATGAGCCTCAATGGCAGCTTCCGAAAGCCCCGCTTCCTTTCCGATCGCATGCGCGCGAAGGAAAGTCGAAGGATGCGTCACCAGGCCTTCCTGCCACGGTCGACCCCAGACCATCGGCATGTGGCTCATGCGCGTGATTTTGCTCAAGCTGGAGATCTGGGCTTCCGGGTCGCCCACAAGCGCCAGACCGCCGGAATCCGCGACGCGTTCAAATCGGCGTGATCGGCGCAAGTAAAGCAGGTGCCCAACACCCATGGCGGACAGAAACAGGGCCAGGTACAAAAGGCGTTTCTGGAATGCGGGCAAGAAAATATCCGCCGACTCCAATCGAAAAACGAGCGCCGTGTTGACGAAGAGTCCGAAGACGATGGGCAGTACGAAATAGCAGACAATCCAGAAGCGATGCAGGCGCTCCGGATGCCGGTGTTTAAGGTGGGTCACTTCATGCGCGATGATGGCATCGACTTCGCGGCGCGTCAGGTGTCTTAAGAGAAAGTCGGTGAGCAATACGCGCGTCCGATTGGCGGCAAAGGCATTGAAGATCGGGGTGCGCGTCATTCTCAACATGTAGACGCCCGCAATTCGGGCAATACCTGCCTGATCCGCTATCGCATCCACACGCTCCCGGAGCGGTCCCTCTTCAATCGACTCCACCACGAAGCCCAGGGAACGAATAAGGCGCCTGTAGAAGAAGGTTGCCGACAGAAACGCCACGACGATGAGTGCAAGTGCGCGCGATGGATTACTGACAAGATTGGAAATCGCGGCGCCGGGCAGACTAAACAGGACGAGGACAAATGCGGACCCCCATATGGATTGGAGAACAAAGTCAGTCCGCATCCATGATGAGTCGGGATAGCGTTCGTACACGCGGAAGAGGAACAGCCGGCCCGCAATCGTGGACGGCACGGCAAGCACGGCAAGCCAGGCCAGACGGAAGGCGAAATCGGGAAGCGTGCGGTGCAGGCCTTCCCAGACGTAGGGCAACGGCGCGGCGGGATCGTAAATCGCCCAGACAAAAAACACAAGCCCCGCCCAGAGCGCGATTATTGCGTGAACGTAACCCCGTGTGCAGGCGAAACACGCCGCACCGGCCGCGTGCGCGGGCTGCCGCAGGGCCGAGCGCCGGAGAAACCACAAATACGCCCAATACAGCACCAACACAAGCAGGGGAGAGGCGTACCAGCGGAGGAGACTCGCTCCGGTGAATCCATAGGTAATGCGGAGGCGCGGAAGCGGCTCTTCCAGCCC
It encodes the following:
- a CDS encoding M48 family metalloprotease, whose protein sequence is MKGKARAVQWFLALLLLWPVAGQSESDAGSATLYLYPESDGSIWVDLCLRAAPADPSPVTEVLAEMLSIEEPGDVEALYDGEMDWNEQGEPLEVSWSGYLIDALARSGGLVEGELDFDAIRPALAGAGAHAMRIEIYLPEDGQPGASVSAVSGGAVSGGFFEGYALVCGLEEPLPRLRITYGFTGASLLRWYASPLLVLVLYWAYLWFLRRSALRQPAHAAGAACFACTRGYVHAIIALWAGLVFFVWAIYDPAAPLPYVWEGLHRTLPDFAFRLAWLAVLAVPSTIAGRLFLFRVYERYPDSSWMRTDFVLQSIWGSAFVLVLFSLPGAAISNLVSNPSRALALIVVAFLSATFFYRRLIRSLGFVVESIEEGPLRERVDAIADQAGIARIAGVYMLRMTRTPIFNAFAANRTRVLLTDFLLRHLTRREVDAIIAHEVTHLKHRHPERLHRFWIVCYFVLPIVFGLFVNTALVFRLESADIFLPAFQKRLLYLALFLSAMGVGHLLYLRRSRRFERVADSGGLALVGDPEAQISSLSKITRMSHMPMVWGRPWQEGLVTHPSTFLRAHAIGKEAGLSEAAIEAHCAGASTGDDRYPMPEAAGRLFSTEHKMRVVQSNSLLFLLFPGLVATALLWLHTKGWIPMPAALFLPGLAALTIIALLFLCNRIAMSGFRNLARQMRDRHAEQFKTSARVYFVAFCPNDSAQLYDGFTNWDVGLLAVDEGGLHYVGDAVTFTVPRAAIAEIAPVRRIQGPIPAVDACVTWRDDRLDNAPRVFCFHIAEAFTLTGDNRATHSLVCSLRKWLAVPAEPTSGCATTHPLPPLKLEPKGQHVADVYRLWPMMLGGFSSGACAFAIGHAAGLPGVTPFAYSAAAAAGASFLAIFMISLPGWWYGLRHNP